The Sphingomonas sp. G-3-2-10 DNA window CCGCAGGGACAAGGCTGAAGGCGATCAAGGCCCTTCCGCTCCGCACGACCCCCACACCGTCCACGCCAACTGAGGAGCATCGCTCATGGAAAACATTCGCCTGCTTCGCATCTACACCGATGAGGCAGCATATTTCGGGGACCGCAAGGTCCTCGAAGTGGTTGCCAGCCGCGCGCGCGACGCGCGGCTGGCCGGCGTCACGATCCTGGAGGCACTGATCGGTTTCGGCCGCTCGGCGCACCAGCATCGCCGCCATGTGCTCGAAAGTGATCGCTCGGTCGTGATCGAGATTATCGACGCCGAGGAAGCGCTGCGCAGCTTTGTCGCCTCGCTTTCGGACGTCCCCGGCGTCGGGCTGATCACGCTCGAAGCGGTGGAGGTGCTGGGCGGCAACACCGCCCTTCTCTCAAGAGCCGACCCGGCGTGACGAACCGGGCGCGGCATCCGCTCCCGGCTCTGTCGAGCTGCTGGCCGGGTGCCGCGCCCGCTTCAACTGTCGCCGCGAACCAGAACCGAAGGACACTTCGATGCCGGTACTGAGCTACACAATCATCCCGCTACTGGCGATCCTGCTGGGGTCGATCGTCGCACTTGCCCGCCCGCCGGGCCCCCGCCTCGTCAGCGCGATGCAGCACCTCGCAGCGGGCGTCGTGTTCGCCGCCGCCGCGACCGAGATCGTCCCCCAGGTGATGCACGGTGCGTTCTGGGTGGCGACGCTGGTCGGGGGCGCGCTGGGTGTGGTCACCATGCTTGCCCTGAAAGCGTTCGAGGGCCAGTTCCGGGGGCCGGCCGCCTTGTTGGGCGCCGTCGCGATCGACATCGCGATCGACGGCCTGGTTCTTGGCCTGGCCTTTGTCGTCGGAGCGAAGGCGGGGCTGTTGCTCACCATCGCGCTCACCCTTGAAGTGCTCTTCCTTGGCCTCACGCTGACAACCGAGCTCAGCGAGTCGATCCGGTCGAAGGCCAAGATCATAATGATCGTGGCCGCGATCGCGCTCCTGCTGCCCGGCGGCGCCGCGATCGGCCTGACCGTGGCCGAGCTTCCCCCCGCCGTGATCGTCGGCTTTTTGAGCTTCGGCCTGATGGCTTTGCTCTACCTCGTGACCGAAGAGCTGCTCACCGACGCGCATGCCAAACGGGATACCCCGCTGGTCGCCGCCATGTTCTTCGTCGGTTTCCTCGCCCTGCTCCTGATCGAGGAGTTGATGGCGTGACCGCCGAACCTGCGAGCGAAGGCGGCAAGACGGGCGAGCGGCGCGCGCTCTGGATTGTCCTGCTCCTCAATCTCGGCCTCACGGTCGCTTTCCTCATCGCCGGGCTGAAGGCGGATTCGAGCGCCCTGATCGCCAACGGCATCGACAATGCATCGGACAGCATCGTCTATGCGATCAGCCTCGTGGCGCTTGGACGCGCAGCGCGACTGAAACGATTGGCGGCGCGCGTCTGCGGCATCCTGCTCCTGCTGTTCGCACTCGGCGTGGTCGCGGATGTAGTTCGCCGTTTCCTTGAGGGCAGCGAGCCGATCGGCGGAACCATGATCCTGATGGCGGCGGCGGCTGCCGTCATCAATGCCGCCTGCCTCCTCGTCCTGCGCCGGATCGAATCGCCCGACGTCAATTTGCGCGCCGCGAAGACGTTCAGCTTCAACGACTTCATCTCGAACGGCGGCGTCCTCGCCGGCGGCATCCTGGTGAGCCTGACCGCTGCCAATTGGCCCGACCTTGTCGTCGGCGCCGCAACCGCACTCATTGCCCTGTGGGGCGGCG harbors:
- a CDS encoding cation transporter, translating into MTAEPASEGGKTGERRALWIVLLLNLGLTVAFLIAGLKADSSALIANGIDNASDSIVYAISLVALGRAARLKRLAARVCGILLLLFALGVVADVVRRFLEGSEPIGGTMILMAAAAAVINAACLLVLRRIESPDVNLRAAKTFSFNDFISNGGVLAGGILVSLTAANWPDLVVGAATALIALWGGVSILRDVQHEGSTQ
- a CDS encoding DUF190 domain-containing protein, producing the protein MENIRLLRIYTDEAAYFGDRKVLEVVASRARDARLAGVTILEALIGFGRSAHQHRRHVLESDRSVVIEIIDAEEALRSFVASLSDVPGVGLITLEAVEVLGGNTALLSRADPA
- a CDS encoding transporter produces the protein MPVLSYTIIPLLAILLGSIVALARPPGPRLVSAMQHLAAGVVFAAAATEIVPQVMHGAFWVATLVGGALGVVTMLALKAFEGQFRGPAALLGAVAIDIAIDGLVLGLAFVVGAKAGLLLTIALTLEVLFLGLTLTTELSESIRSKAKIIMIVAAIALLLPGGAAIGLTVAELPPAVIVGFLSFGLMALLYLVTEELLTDAHAKRDTPLVAAMFFVGFLALLLIEELMA